Proteins encoded in a region of the Quercus lobata isolate SW786 chromosome 8, ValleyOak3.0 Primary Assembly, whole genome shotgun sequence genome:
- the LOC115955100 gene encoding polynucleotide 3'-phosphatase ZDP codes for MASSSSSQYQIKIMAEYAKSDRSSCKKCAKQIAKKSLRVGMVSRDARGFDITKWHHLECFPLGSAQPSPSPSLSLHSIKGFDSLQTSDQEALKKLLVRKRDEDEVVELGNSKKAKLSTSHGEPNLEIAFSLSDIKDKYKDATLPPKWNAFKTIIFLEQDDGLLNSNKIAAFDFDGCLVKTSVKRVGADAWSLMYPSVPDKLQSLYNDGFKLVIFTNESNIERWKKKRQVAVDSKIGRLNNFIKRVNVPIQVFIACGLGESSIQAADPFRKPKPGMWHVMEKHFNSGISIDMDQSFYVGDAAGRENDHSDADIKFAEAIGLKFFVPEEYFGA; via the exons atggcttcttcttcttcttcccagtACCAAATTAAAATCATGGCGGAGTATGCCAAGTCGGATCGGTCGTCTTGCAAGAAGTGCGCGAAACAGATCGCCAAGAAGTCTCTCAGAGTGGGAATGGTGAGCCGAGACGCGCGAGGCTTCGACATCACCAAATGGCACCATTTGGAATGTTTCCCACTTGGCTCAGCCCaaccctcaccctcaccctctCTTTCGCTCCACTCCATTAAGGGCTTCGATTCACTGCAGACTAGTGATCAGGAAGCACTCAAGAAACTGTTG GTTCGCAAAAGAGACGAGGATGAAGTGGTAGAATTGGGGAATTCGAAAAAAGCCAAG TTATCAACATCTCATGGGGAACCCAACCTAGAAATAGCCTTCTCACTTTCTGACATCAAGGACAAGTACAAA GATGCTACACTTCCACCTAAATGGAATGCGTTCAAGACAATAATATTTCTTGAACAG GATGATGGTCTTctcaattcaaataaaattgcAGCATTTGATTTTGATGGATGCCTGGTAAAAACATCTGTAAAGAG AGTAGGTGCAGATGCATGGTCCCTTATGTATCCTTCAGTTCCTGATAAACTACAGAGTTTGTACAATGATGGCTTCAAGCTG GTAATCTTCACCAATGAATCAAATATTGAGCGCTGGAAGAAAAAGAGACAGGTAGCGGTGGACTCAAAAATAGGACGCCTCAACAATTTTATCAAGCGAGTAAATGTCCCGATTCAG GTTTTTATAGCTTGTGGGTTAGGTGAATCTTCCATCCAGGCGGCAGACCCCTTTCGTAAACCCAAACCAGGGATGTGGCATGTTATGGAGAAGCACTTCAACTCTGGCATTTCCATTGATATGGATCA ATCCTTTTACGTTGGTGATGCAGCTGGGAGAGAGAATGATCACAGTGATGCTGATATTAAATTTGCGGAg GCcattggtttgaaattttttgtcccCGAGGAATACTTTGGTGCCTGA
- the LOC115955099 gene encoding uncharacterized protein LOC115955099, which translates to MGGSIFFFVESKTLKFSVEEGVLFTCYVFTLYVVVMAKESVKHSLAIVEGLMSNVSAGKLTRTFRDGDKVFILQLGSNAYGSFFMISKLIHGRWKGFIVVPEGKLGSGWRGFGFHLRKAIAAETLAIKLSSQSVLKPTIVEQCRQRDTKTHMLVVVEGCRREDGGGNKRKQLIPNFQNLKNILSSQNQDFHERNARKEKANIGAKILLIIYGIVSNDTEEGLILDVSFKMERDLDGKWKVKWSKVHQVGPTLLKPMAPQFKPTNAYPYKPNPKPISAWRPKRYQPCNTSCAPITMFPFIINLSLKSRALSYVSRQAPSWVLLCLRVQMQNMGLSKHQDGESGVYEYQCSKMGLNKHQDGSPGVFEFRCSGG; encoded by the coding sequence ATGGGAggttccattttcttttttgttgagtcaaaaacattaaaattctCAGTTGAAGAGGGGGTACTTTTTACATGTTACGTATTTACTCTCTACGTTGTTGTCATGGCTAAAGAGAGTGTGAAGCATTCACTAGCTATTGTGGAGGGCCTCATGTCCAATGTATCTGCTGGAAAATTAACGCGTACCTTTAGGGATGGAGATAAAGTTTTTATCCTGCAATTAGGCTCCAATGCATATGGTAGTTTTTTTATGATCTCAAAACTTATTCATGGCCGCTGGAAAGGTTTCATAGTGGTGCCGGAAGGAAAATTGGGTAGTGGTTGGAGAGGGTTTGGATTTCATCTACGGAAGGCTATCGCTGCTGAGACTCTTGCAATCAAACTGTCATCCCAGTCTGTCTTGAAACCAACAATAGTGGAGCAATGCCGACAAAGAGATACCAAAACTCACATGTTAGTAGTGGTAGAGGGCTGTCGGAGGGAAGATGGTGGAGGTAATAAAAGAAAGCAATTAATTCCaaactttcaaaatttgaaaaatatcttGAGTAGTCAAAACCAGGATTTTCATGAGAGGAATGCTAGGAAGGAAAAAGCAAATATTGGAGCGAAAATTTTGTTGATTATATATGGCATTGTTTCTAATGACACGGAAGAAGGATTGATTTTGGATGTCTCTTTTAAGATGGAACGTGATCTGGATGGTAAGTGGAAGGTCAAATGGTCCAAAGTCCATCAAGTGGGCCCAACTCTTTTGAAACCCATGGCTCCCCAGTTTAAGCCCACCAATGCATATCCTTATAAGCCCAACCCCAAACCCATTTCGGCGTGGAGGCCCAAACGGTACCAGCCTTGTAACACTTCTTGTGCACCCATAACCATGTTTCCATTCATCATCAATCTCTCCCTCAAAAGTCGAGCTCTAAGTTATGTGTCCCGGCAAGCACCGAGTTGGGTCCTTTTGTGTCTTCGAGTTCAGATGCAGAATATGGGTCTCAGCAAGCACCAAGATGGGGAGTCTGGTGTCTACGAGTACCAATGTAGCAAGATGGGTCTCAACAAGCACCAAGATGGGTCCCCCGGTGTCTTTGAGTTCCGATGCAGTGGTGGCTAG
- the LOC115955098 gene encoding rab3 GTPase-activating protein non-catalytic subunit, with product MWRRKQSSSSTEVGCIACEELSLVGAGKEGWLVEDPNLVCALDTHALALAHNSLILLLGFGSSSSSSPDSRVSIRPDLSPIESEHITAIEWLVFEDYDIRVVVAGTSSGYLLFYSLLGHFIHKQMIYPGRILKLRVRGTKRDLTQDTTSSEEVCVVMPGIVARFDGSHIQSMLRQWFEETHTQYWDQKPKKRGSEGPETPYGRLPFQLWNVSKYGTCADAAITGIMPPPLMELQSSQRYYCAVAVGEDAVVSAFRLSEDKSRSLVGAILSKVVPATFSTIASVSRMFWRSEQMSPRKSEVKTQSFARASPLTCLKDHPRKGEKLTLSPSGTLAAITDSLGRILLLDTQALVVVRLWKGYRDASCLFMEMLVKRDTAAASSSNYYEPVKSDYCLCLAIHAPRKGIVEIWQMRTGPRLRIIQCAKGAKILQPTYRFGSSMTSPYVPLEVFLLNGDSGQISVLNRTLN from the exons atgtgGAGGCGGAAGCAGAGTAGCAGTAGTACGGAAGTGGGTTGCATTGCGTGCGAGGAGCTGAGCTTGGTTGGGGCCGGAAAGGAAGGGTGGCTCGTGGAGGACCCAAATCTTGTGTGCGCTCTGGACACTCACGCACTAGCGCTCGCCCACAACTCCCTCATACTCCTCCTCGGATTcggatcttcttcttcttcttcgccCGATTCCCGTGTCAGCATCCGACCCGATTTGTCCCCGATCGAGTCCGAGCATATTACAGCCATTGAGTGGCTCGTTTTTGAAGATTACGATATTCGGGTTGTTGTGGCCGGCACCTCTTCCGGCTATTTGCTCTTTTACTCTCTGCTTGGTCATTTCATTCACAAACAG ATGATATATCCTGGGCGAATTCTAAAGTTGAGAGTTCGTGGAACAAAGAGAGATTTGACCCAAGACACTACTTCCTCAGAAGAAGTCTGTGTTGTCATGCCAGGCATAGTTGCTCGCTTTGATGGTTCTCATATTCAG AGTATGCTGCGCCAATGGTTTGAAGAAACACATACTCAGTATTGGGATCAGAAACCAAAAAAGCGAGGTTCAGAGGGCCCAGAAACTCCTTATGGAAGATTACCTTTCCAGTTATGGAATGTTAGCAAGTATGGCACTTGTGCTGATGCTGCAATCACTGGTATAATGCCTCCACCACTGATGGAACTCCAG TCAAGTCAGCGTTATTACTGTGCGGTCGCTGTTGGAGAGGATGCTGTTGTTTCGGCATTCAG GCTTTCAGAAGACAAAAGCAGGTCTTTAGTGGGAgctattttatcaaaagttGTTCCTGCAACATTTTCGACAATTGCTTCTGTTTCAAGAATGTTTTGGCGGAGTGAACAAATGTCACCAAGAAAATCGGAAGTGAAGACTCAATCATTTGCTCGAG CTTCTCCTTTGACGTGTTTGAAGGATCACCCAAGGAAGGGTGAGAAGCTGACCCTCTCACCTAGTGGTACATTAGCTGCAATAACAGATTCACTTGGTCGTATATTGCTCTTAGACACTCAGGCACTTGTGGTGGTGCGGTTATGGAAG GGATACCGCGATGCTAGCTGCCTATTCATGGAGATGCTAGTCAAAAGAGATACTGCTGCAGCATCAAGTTCCAATTATTATGAACCAGTGAAGAGTGATTACTGTTTGTGTTTGGCTATTCATGCACCTCGAAAAGGAATTGTTGAG ATCTGGCAGATGAGAACTGGACCACGTCTTCGGATTATTCAATGTGCCAAAGGTGCTAAAATACTGCAACCTACCTATAGATTTGGATCATCTATGACCTCTCCTTATGTTCCTTTGGAGGTTTTCTTGTTGAATGGGGATTCTGGTCAAATATCAGTTTTAAATCGAACCCTTAATTGA
- the LOC115958144 gene encoding GEM-like protein 2 isoform X2 gives MYNHSQSQVPPLTNNNHNQHTNNPYIIISPDPTSSYSSCKRPIDRMFDTLSRCGKRFEYATRKAEATAGDVWHHLRVSPSLTDAAMARLVQGTKVLAEGGLDHAFQQAFNILPGEELLNSYACYLSTTSGPVIGTLYLSTKRVAFCSDYSFCCYSSTGQPEWMYYKLDQLRAVNPSANRLNPSEKYIHIVTRDGYEFWFMGFISYDKALKKLSEALQRACNSSGVVSRV, from the exons atgTATAACCACTCACAGTCACAGGTCCCTCCTCTTACTAACAATAACCACAACCAACACACAAATAACCCCTACATCATCATCTCCCCTGATCCCACATCGTCTTATTCATCTTGCAAGC GTCCGATAGATAGGATGTTTGACACGTTGAGTCGGTGTGGAAAGAGGTTTGAATATGCCACAAGAAAAGCAGAGGCCACAGCCGGCGATGTCTGGCATCACC TCAGAGTTAGTCCTAGTCTCACTGATGCAGCAATGGCAAGACTTGTTCAAGGAACAAAGGTACTTGCTGAAGGAGGGCTTGATCATGCATTCCAGCAAGCATTCAATATCTTGCCAGGAGAAGAGCTATTGAACTCATATGCCTGCTATTTATCAACTACCTCCGGACCTGTGATTGGAACGCTTTACTTATCCACTAAAAGAGTAGCATTTTGCAGTGATTACTCCTTCTGTTGTTATTCATCCACAGGGCAGCCAGAGTGGATGTACTACAAG CTTGATCAATTGAGAGCAGTTAATCCTTCTGCTAACAGATTGAACCCCTCAGAAAAGTACATCCACATTGTCACAAGGGATGGTTATGAATTCTGGTTCATGGGATTTATATCATATGACAAGGCACTCAAGAAGCTAAGTGAGGCTTTACAGCGAGCTTGTAATTCTTCAGGGGTGGTTTCACGAGTTTAA
- the LOC115958144 gene encoding GEM-like protein 2 isoform X1, whose translation MYNHSQSQVPPLTNNNHNQHTNNPYIIISPDPTSSYSSCKRPIDRMFDTLSRCGKRFEYATRKAEATAGDVWHHLRVSPSLTDAAMARLVQGTKVLAEGGLDHAFQQAFNILPGEELLNSYACYLSTTSGPVIGTLYLSTKRVAFCSDYSFCCYSSTGQPEWMYYKMVVQLDQLRAVNPSANRLNPSEKYIHIVTRDGYEFWFMGFISYDKALKKLSEALQRACNSSGVVSRV comes from the exons atgTATAACCACTCACAGTCACAGGTCCCTCCTCTTACTAACAATAACCACAACCAACACACAAATAACCCCTACATCATCATCTCCCCTGATCCCACATCGTCTTATTCATCTTGCAAGC GTCCGATAGATAGGATGTTTGACACGTTGAGTCGGTGTGGAAAGAGGTTTGAATATGCCACAAGAAAAGCAGAGGCCACAGCCGGCGATGTCTGGCATCACC TCAGAGTTAGTCCTAGTCTCACTGATGCAGCAATGGCAAGACTTGTTCAAGGAACAAAGGTACTTGCTGAAGGAGGGCTTGATCATGCATTCCAGCAAGCATTCAATATCTTGCCAGGAGAAGAGCTATTGAACTCATATGCCTGCTATTTATCAACTACCTCCGGACCTGTGATTGGAACGCTTTACTTATCCACTAAAAGAGTAGCATTTTGCAGTGATTACTCCTTCTGTTGTTATTCATCCACAGGGCAGCCAGAGTGGATGTACTACAAG ATGGTTGTGCAGCTTGATCAATTGAGAGCAGTTAATCCTTCTGCTAACAGATTGAACCCCTCAGAAAAGTACATCCACATTGTCACAAGGGATGGTTATGAATTCTGGTTCATGGGATTTATATCATATGACAAGGCACTCAAGAAGCTAAGTGAGGCTTTACAGCGAGCTTGTAATTCTTCAGGGGTGGTTTCACGAGTTTAA